One Aegilops tauschii subsp. strangulata cultivar AL8/78 chromosome 7, Aet v6.0, whole genome shotgun sequence genomic window carries:
- the LOC109787199 gene encoding disease resistance protein Pikm1-TS-like, translating into MQNLKRLLLRATGVVKIPREIGGLKNLEILEFYSSYCALPWEASQLSKLEGVPECIRQACKNSDLVSELAGEILSFKMVLPFNDRGANLIIGRKHMHIPQWLKDHFNNLAYLDIRICKLEEQDLKILREMPRLYQLMLRLEVVPRKPIAISGEGFPGLENLIVYSCTPRVITFQEGAMPMLGYLHFGVQFFGGPSSKDPLGIKHLRRVRAVVFRCNEVWYQRGAESNPCVISMIDVVRKEVQEHPNRIYLDVFNRAREDFPAKEGAQEVSSSGTGEIKEEIQEEA; encoded by the coding sequence ATGCAGAATTTGAAGCGGCTGCTCTTGCGTGCTACAGGGGTTGTGAAGATACCAAGGGAAATCGGGGGCCTGAAGAACCTAGAGATTTTGGAATTTTATTCGTCCTACTGTGCACTACCCTGGGAAGCTAGTCAGCTTTCGAAATTGGAGGGTGTGCCCGAGTGCATCCGCCAAGCCTGTAAGAACAGTGATCTTGTGTCTGAGTTAGCCGGGGAGATCTTGTCCTTTAAAATGGTTCTTCCGTTCAATGATAGGGGGGCAAACCTAATCATTGGCAGAAAACACATGCATATTCCACAGTGGCTGAAGGATCACTTCAACAACCTTGCCTACTTGGATATCAGGATATGCAAACTAGAGGAGCAGGATCTCAAGATTCTGCGGGAGATGCCTAGACTGTATCAACTCATGCTAAGGTTGGAAGTCGTCCCAAGAAAACCCATAGCCATCAGTGGTGAAGGGTTCCCAGGGCTTGAGAATCTCATTGTTTACAGCTGCACGCCACGTGTtatcacattccaggaaggagcGATGCCGATGCTGGGATATCTCCACTTCGGGGTCCAGTTCTTCGGTGGCCCATCAAGTAAAGACCCTCTGGGTATCAAACACCTCCGCCGCGTCAGGGCGGTCGTATTTAGATGCAACGAGGTATGGTACCAAAGAGGAGCAGAGAGCAACCCGTGTGTGATCTCGATGATTGATGTCGTGAGGAAAGAAGTCCAGGAGCATCCGAACAGGATCTACTTAGATGTCTTTAACCGTGCGCGTGAGGATTTTCCTGCGAAGGAGGGCGCACAGGAGGTTTCCAGCAGTGGGACGGGCGAGATCAAGGAGGAGATCCAGGAAGAAGCGTGA
- the LOC109787190 gene encoding disease resistance protein Pik-1-like — protein sequence MKDVLTTILQQLGVEPPAGTEARTEEDFIHAITNFLEDKRYLVIIDDIWHRGEWDIIRRSFPQNNLGSRIVITTRIASLPGDDLDNSKLNIRMNPIWSSEKERWLYGFYMVDLLAARMKPDMMVGQGFDSDHPIVRMCGGVPLALLCMYSAMAMVLREQQEQLGVHVKARDVQDIIEKQVKQSGIQNTPGFEPLVESLKLGYDDLPHHMLKTCLLYCSIYPENYTFAMNDLVMRWVAEGFTYKVDVAKYYLEELGNRGLMLRDGHGDYHMNPMMRNFLRWKSREDNFITCSSDITLLYACHIHWLCIDDYLIDDGAVEVVDTLLELDWSIRSLVVFEGAKRCVPFEKLERVRVLDLQYHHNHLELERSRRRYSEDFVFEALGNQHVKDICGGLLRVRHLFGLEGTGISEIPPEIARLQHLETLQVRFTWITELPCEIGDLQELKSLVVSRNNKLAKLPKEIGDLQHLETLDLCFSSRIKELPREIMNLQNLENLNLYDTMLKELPREIGKLQHLKTLEVGMTSIRRLGSEIGDLQQLETLDLSYNRRLTQLPREMWKLQNLKRLLLDGTHVAKIPREMGGLKKLEILELDATIGALPWEASQLSKSEGVPECVRQAWKNSDLVSELAGEILSIQPVGMYNCNGGLVVGTKHMQIPRWIKDHFNDIGSLDIRTCKLEEQDLKILREMPSLRNLKLRLEVVPREPIAISGEGLSRLWELVVDCRMPRVVTFQEGATPLLQSLSFEFQFFGGPPPPANKGDPQLGIKHLGSLECVKFSCNEKWYGGAAETSPCMSAMIDVVRKEAQEHPNKIRFHVTGRENEEFPAIEESAQASSSGTSEIDGTPNSRTGEIQEEEEETFPANESGKVSGSGTTGEIQERKGFFSFLDEYLLLRLVDWLVISSS from the exons ATGAAGGATGTTCTCACAACTATTCTCCAACAACTAGGAGTTGAACCACCTGCCGGCACGGAAGCAAGAACAGAGGAAGATTTCATCCACGCCATAACGAACTTCCTAGAGGACAAGAG GTACCTAGTAATAATTGATGACATATGGCATCGTGGAGAATGGGACATCATCAGGAGGTCTTTTCCACAAAAtaatcttggcagtagaatcgtCATCACAACTCGTATTGCTTCTTTACCAGGAGATGATTTGGATAATAGCAAGCTCAACATCAGAATGAATCCTATATGGAGTTCTGAAAAGGAAAGATGGCTCTACGGATTTTATATGGTAGATTTACTCGCTGCTAGGATGAAGCCTGACATGATGGTTGGACAAGGTTTTGACAGTGACCATCCTATTGTGCGCATGTGTGGTGGTGTGCCGTTAGCACTACTTTGCATGTATTCAGCAATGGCAATGGTCCTCCGAGAGCAACAAGAACAACTAGGGGTACATGTAAAGGCACGTGATGTGCAAGATATCATTGAGAAGCAAGTTAAGCAAAGTGGAATTCAGAACACTCCAGGGTTTGAACCGTTGGTAGAGAGCCTGAAGCTCGGCTATGACGATCTTCCTCACCATATGTTGAAGACCTGCTTGTTGTACTGCAGTATATACCCTGAGAATTACACTTTTGCCATGAATGATTTGGTCATGCGATGGGTAGCTGAAGGATTTACTTATAAAGTTGATGTAGCAAAATATTATCTTGAAGAGCTTGGCAACAGGGGGTTGATGCTGCGGGATGGTCATGGTGACTACCACATGAACCCGATGATGCGAAATTTCCTTAGATGGAAATCGCGTGAAGATAATTTCATTACTTGCAGTTCCGACATCACATTGTTATATGCATGTCACATCCATTGGCTATGTATCGACGATTATCTAATTGATGACGGTGCGGTGGAGGTGGTGGATACCTTGTTGGAACTGGATTGGTCGATTCGATCTCTTGTTGTTTTTGAAGGTGCTAAGAGATGTGTCCCTTTTGAGAAGTTGGAACGTGTGCGTGTGTTGGATCTTCAATATCATCATAATCATCTTGAATTAGAAAGGTCTCGTCGGAGATATTCGGAGGATTTTGTATTCGAGGCCCTTGGGAATCAGCATGTGAAGGATATATGTGGTGGACTGCTCCGTGTGAGGCACCTATTTGGCCTAGAAGGGACGGGAATCAGTGAGATACCACCGGAAATAGCGAGGCTGCAGCATCTTGAGACTTTGCAGGTAAGATTCACATGGATCACAGAGCTACCCTGTGAGATTGGTGACCTACAAGAATTGAAGAGTCTGGTCGTGAGTCGCAACAATAAGCTGGCAAAGCTGCCCAAGGAGATAGGGGATCTCCAACATTTAGAGACTCTGGACCTGTGCTTTAGCAGCAGGATCAAGGAGCTACCACGTGAGATCATGAACCTCCAGAATTTGGAGAATCTGAACCTTTATGACACCATGCTCAAAGAGCTGCCTCGGGAGATTGGAAAGTTGCAGCATCTGAAAACACTGGAGGTGGGCATGACAAGCATCAGAAGGCTAGGCAGTGAAATCGGGGACCTGCAGCAGTTAGAGACCTTGGACCTGAGTTACAACAGAAGGCTCACACAGCTGCCTCGTGAGATGTGGAAACTTCAGAATTTGAAGCGGCTGCTGTTGGATGGTACACACGTGGCGAAGATACCAAGGGAAATGGGAGGGCTCAAGAAGCTGGAGATTTTGGAATTAGACGCGACCATCGGTGCACTACCCTGGGAAGCTAGCCAGCTCTCGAAATCGGAGGGAGTGCCCGAGTGCGTCCGGCAAGCCTGGAAGAATAGTGATCTTGTGTCTGAGTTAGCCGGGGAGATCCTTTCCATTCAACCGGTTGGTATGTACAATTGTAATGGGGGGCTAGTTGTTGGGACAAAACACATGCAGATTCCACGATGGATCAAGGATCACTTCAACGACATTGGGTCCTTGGATATCAGGACCTGCAAACTAGAGGAGCAGGATCTCAAGATTCTGCGGGAGATGCCTAGCCTACGTAACCTCAAGCTAAGGCTGGAGGTCGTCCCAAGAGAGCCCATAGCCATCAGCGGTGAAGGGTTGTCAAGACTCTGGGAACTTGTTGTTGACTGCCGCATGCCACGGGTTGTCACCTTCCAGGAAGGAGCAACGCCGTTGCTGCAAAGTCTCAGTTTTGAGTTCCAGTTCTTCGGTGGGCCACCTCCACCTGCAAATAAAGGAGACCCTCAGCTGGGTATCAAGCACCTCGGGAGCCTCGAGTGTGTCAAGTTTAGCTGCAACGAGAAATGGTATGGAGGAGCAGCAGAGACCAGCCCGTGCATGAGCGCCATGATTGATGTGGTGAGGAAAGAAGCGCAGGAGCATCCCAACAAGATCCGCTTTCATGTCACTGGCCGCGAGAATGAGGAATTTCCAGCAATCGAGGAGAGCGCACAAGCTTCCAGCAGCGGGACAAGCGAGATCGATGGCACTCCAAATAGTAGGACGGGCGAGAtccaggaggaggaggaagagactTTTCCAGCGAACGAGAGCGGAAAGGTTTCCGGCAGTGGGACGACCGGCGAGATCCAGGAGCGGAaaggtttcttttcttttcttgacGAGTATTTATTGCTGAG GTTGGTTGATTGGTTGGTTATTTCATCATCGTAA
- the LOC141026619 gene encoding disease resistance protein PIK5-NP-like, protein MEGAPVTAATGALGPVVAKLGALLGRQYKLGRRTRKDLRFIKSKLKSVHSILWAIWGKEILDAESKDLKKEALDLADDVHDAIDDFILTLEGSRRSKRLMVQTKIKASPFQDFRARVDEVSVRCRNKWKWDKNKRCV, encoded by the exons ATGGAAGGAGCTCCAGTGACTGCTGCGACGGGGGCCCTGGGGCCCGTCGTAGCGAAGCTGGGTGCGTTGCTGGGCAGGCAGTACAAGCTTGGTCGCCGGACTCGCAAGGACCTCAGGTTCATCAAATCCAAGCTCAAGTCTGTGCACTCTATCCTTTGGGCCATATGGGGGAAGGAGATTCTTGATGCAGAATCCAAGGACCTGAAGAAGGAAGCGCTGGATCTCGCCGACGATGTGCACGACGCCATCGACGACTTCATCCTCACTTTGGAGGGCAGCCGCAGAAGCAAGCGCTTGATGGTGCAGACCAAGATCAAAGCAAGCCCCTTCCAAGATTTCAGGGCAAGAGTGGATGAAGTGTCGGTCCGGTGCCGCAACAAGTGGAAGTGGGACAAGAACAA GAGATGTGTATGA
- the LOC109787206 gene encoding uncharacterized protein translates to MADPFSLIMEILDIGFKIKSALDNAKHNMEECPKIDALLLSLSAIAKHLQGSPKIMEHHLMRDTAKSLDKTLQLASELVAKCKAKGFLDRVLNAKHVAEKLRGVCHDVQLNMNAVLLANGVLNSSELAELKEIVAKILHIVATQPAVHLQEEVEKLVEDDQISSQIKNKGKAKKTAAATSQDKNKGEADKTVVARPEDKIEKKKKKLRRSTVVPHASLQDDLAESTSATSMVGQDDGPSTIIINKASSSISKLEDEAQSVGVSAAPLFHPQKIISISRETGGYKIQPPSPETSKLLEVYPQRLLFPLEPKNKETTGSGCPVTLTNNTDNYVGIWIKPINEKFKETKIMEPHSTFVVYATMKMHAQPPKDTVEFEVLMIIVESKGDHGKLESSISGKLKMDSGFMVNVKNLKAEVYHAMLTAITCEPASCQIISRSIENMTLVTSIDAHPTKPWIVTGHEGGNFSIWDYQKQETVMKLQVNKVPDKTTLMFHALSQRIKVRPPKHSLFSVKFIAERKWLVVGDGDGYIYVYDYTNTELHMVKKFEAHDKKSVNSLAAHPTEPYLLSSSTIGTNIKVWDRSNKWKIFRNFNTKPEIAYYNGVRSVKLNPRDTNTFACVTRYDGVKVGNIKRPSSLETTLTGSFVMADYLFTRGDEHLMVTLRFDSHNSEIWDLKTQKVVHTLSVSGHKTTWVACHPKLPILVTMLDDGTVCLWDASTYRLEKMVHITDSKCCDLVFVPHTNGPLRLAIAFETMIAIMEVNLPIANTSNASGLITGTN, encoded by the exons ATGGCCGATCCGTTCAGCCTCATAATGGAGATCCTGGATATCGGGTTCAAGATCAAGAGCGCGCTGGACAACGCCAAACACAACATGGAGGAGTGCCCCAAGATCGACGCCCTCCTGCTCAGCCTCAGCGCCATCGCCAAGCACCTGCAGGGGTCGCCCAAGATCATGGAGCACCACTTGATGAGGGACACGGCCAAGAGCCTAGACAAGACCCTGCAGCTCGCGTCCGAGCTTGTCGCCAAGTGCAAGGCCAAGGGGTTCCTGGACCGTGTTTTAAACGCCAAACACGTCGCCGAGAAGCTGCGCGGGGTCTGCCACGATGTGCAGCTCAACATGAACGCCGTGCTGCTTGCCAACGGTGTCTTGAACAGCTCGGAGCTGGCCGAGCTTAAGGAAATTGTGGCCAAGATTCTGCATATTGTTGCTACACAGCCCGCTGTTCATCTGCAAGAAGag GTGGAAAAATTGGTGGAGGACGACCAGATCAGTTCTCAAATTAAGAACAAAGGGAAGGCAAAGAAAACAGCTGCAGCTACTTCTCAAGACAAAAACAAAGGGGAGGCAGACAAAACAGTTGTTGCCAG GCCAGAAGATAAGATtgagaagaaaaagaagaagctaCGGCGTAGCACGGTGGTGCCACATGCTTCCTTACAAGATG ATTTAGCTGAGTCCACTTCAGCGACCAGTATGGTTGGACAAGATGATGGACCTAGTACTATTATTATCAATAAG GCAAGTAGCTCTATCTCCAAGTTGGAGGACGAGGCACAGTCAGTGGGAGTTTCTGCAGCACCATTATTCCATCCGCAGAAAATAATCAGCATATCCAGAGAGACAGGCGGATATAAG ATACAACCCCCTTCCCCTGAGACTAGCAAGCTTCTTGAGGTCTACCCGCAGCGGCTTCTCTTCCCCTTGGAGCCAAAAAACAAGGAAACTACTGGATCTGGATGCCCAGTGACCCTAACCAACAATACAGACAATTACGTTGGCATCTGGATTAAACCAATAAATGAAAAATTTAAAGAAACAAAGATAATGGAGCCCCATTCGACTTTTGTTGTGTATGCGACAATGAAGATGCATGCACAACCTCCGAAAGACACGGTCGAGTTTGAGGTGCTCATGATTATCGTAGAGTCGAAGGGAGACCACGGAAAATTGGAGTCATCCATTTCTGGCAAGCTGAAAATGGACAGTGGCTTTATGGTAAATGTTAAGAACCTTAAGGCAGAGGTGTATCATGCAATGCTGACAGCTATCACTTGTGAGCCAGCAAGCTGCCAG ATCatatcaagatccatagagaatATGACCTTGGTGACATCCATTGACGCGCACCCCACTAAGCCATG GATTGTGACGGGTCATGAGGGAGGGAATTTTTCCATTTGGGACTACCAGAAGCAG GAAACTGTGATGAAGTTGCAGGTCAATAAGGTGCCAGACAAGACTACACTCATGTTCCATGCCTTGTCTCAGCGCATCAAAGTGAGGCCTCCCAAACATTCCCTTTTTTCAGTCAAATTTATCGCTGAAAGGAAATGGTTGGTAGTGGGGGATGGTGACGGATACATCTATGTCTATGATTACACCAACACTGAGCTGCACATGGTCAAAAAATTCGAAGCTCATGATAAGAAATCTGTGAACTCTCTGGCTGCTCACCCAACAGAGCCATACCTTCTTTCATCATCTACTATTGGTACAAATATCAAGGTTTGGGACAGGAGCAATAAGTGGAAGATATTTCGAAATTTCAACACGAAACCTGAGATTGCATATTACAATGGTGTGCGCAGTGTCAAGTTGAATCCAAGGGATACCAACACTTTTGCTTGTGTTACCCGTTATGACGGAGTAAAG GTCGGGAACATCAAACGACCTTCCAGTCTTGAAACCACACTAACGGGGTCATTCGTCATGGCCGATTATTTATTCACTCGCGGTGATGAGCACTTGATGGTTACTTTGAGATTTGACTCACACAACTCTGAG ATATGGgatttgaagacacaaaaagttgTTCACACTCTTAGCGTGAGTGGGCACAAAACGACCTGGGTTGCTTGCCACCCAAAGCTTCCAATACTGGTTACAATGCTAGATGACGGGACAGTATGTTTGTGGGATGCCAGTACCTACAG GCTTGAGAAAATGGTTCACATTACCGACAGCAAGTGCTGTGATTTGGTATTTGTCCCACACACAAATGGCCCACTCAG GCTCGCTATCGCATTTGAGACAATGATAGCAATCATGGAGGTTAATTTGCCAATTGCGAATACAAGCAATGCAAGTGGACTAATAACGGGAACTAACTAG